From a region of the Deltaproteobacteria bacterium genome:
- a CDS encoding pentapeptide repeat-containing protein: MSNCVQSKGHMWCKNLPSHYRDKEGKNYCIFHAPEGCKGDVAQDEFVGLLLRKISEDYKEGKSCNLSGTVFEWHINFKDFYGENVLHKICFSKSLFCRKADFSHVTFNGDALFSKAIFCEEADFEYARFQGSANFSGAVFHDKARFFDATVEGYADFSSVTFNKTSYFSWGAFKNKVIFKNTCYKENAIFKRPVF, from the coding sequence ATGTCAAACTGTGTTCAATCAAAAGGTCATATGTGGTGCAAAAATTTACCTTCACATTACAGGGATAAAGAGGGAAAAAATTATTGTATTTTCCATGCGCCGGAAGGATGCAAGGGAGACGTGGCTCAAGATGAATTTGTCGGCCTGCTTTTAAGAAAAATATCTGAAGATTACAAAGAGGGCAAAAGCTGCAATCTTTCAGGAACTGTTTTTGAGTGGCATATTAATTTCAAAGATTTTTACGGTGAAAATGTCCTTCATAAAATATGCTTTTCAAAATCCCTATTCTGCCGGAAAGCCGATTTTTCTCATGTTACCTTTAATGGAGATGCCCTCTTTTCAAAGGCCATATTCTGTGAGGAAGCCGATTTCGAATATGCCCGCTTCCAGGGGAGCGCCAATTTCAGCGGCGCTGTTTTTCATGATAAAGCAAGGTTTTTCGACGCCACAGTAGAAGGGTATGCCGACTTTTCTTCCGTTACCTTTAATAAAACTTCCTATTTTTCGTGGGGAGCATTTAAAAACAAGGTTATTTTTAAAAATACATGCTATAAAGAAAATGCCATCTTTAAGCGTCCTGTTTTTTAA
- a CDS encoding transglycosylase SLT domain-containing protein, whose product MNENNSACMTADDIFQSSLWYCETHKKVALSLSALAILLLAGFAYFASHNLHIFKKQGMPEVKSVSTDLETKPLRDLISKKSALKSDIWDVDPHLEKLVNKKILLWQLNVSRRTGKRPLDNIGEWLSNVSIYREYIADASAKYSIDENFLTALFAWESRGNPRAKSIKSARGFGQFMRITASEKGLVVNDAIDERLDPSRAIYAAASYIRDAAKRYDNYSFLITAYYNYGPGNVRKNIRRYGLKESLFYRLPQETQQHYASIFAIKKLLDSPEVYDFSYDVKPSFKSLVKDARPYVVKKGEDLGKVAEKHNMDLEMILYKNPKILNHKRIRQGTIIKI is encoded by the coding sequence ATGAATGAAAACAATTCAGCGTGCATGACAGCCGATGATATATTCCAAAGCAGCCTATGGTACTGTGAAACCCATAAAAAGGTGGCCCTGTCCCTTTCTGCCCTGGCAATTCTCTTATTGGCAGGCTTCGCTTATTTTGCTTCTCATAACCTGCATATCTTTAAAAAGCAGGGAATGCCTGAAGTAAAAAGCGTAAGCACGGATCTTGAGACAAAACCTCTGCGTGACCTCATATCAAAAAAATCGGCATTAAAGAGTGATATCTGGGATGTGGACCCACACCTGGAAAAACTCGTCAACAAAAAAATACTTCTCTGGCAATTAAATGTTTCCCGCCGTACAGGCAAAAGGCCCCTTGACAATATCGGCGAATGGCTTTCTAACGTATCCATCTATAGGGAGTATATTGCAGATGCATCGGCAAAATATTCAATTGATGAAAATTTTCTGACAGCGCTTTTTGCCTGGGAAAGCCGGGGAAATCCGAGAGCAAAGTCGATCAAGTCGGCACGTGGATTCGGTCAGTTCATGAGAATAACGGCATCTGAAAAAGGGCTTGTCGTTAACGATGCAATCGACGAGAGGCTCGATCCATCCAGGGCCATCTATGCCGCCGCTTCCTACATACGCGATGCGGCAAAAAGGTATGACAACTACAGCTTTCTCATCACTGCCTATTACAACTATGGACCGGGCAACGTAAGAAAAAATATCAGAAGATACGGCCTTAAGGAGTCACTTTTCTACAGACTCCCACAGGAGACGCAGCAGCATTATGCAAGCATATTTGCCATAAAAAAGCTTCTCGACAGCCCCGAAGTTTACGATTTTTCTTATGATGTAAAGCCCTCTTTCAAATCGCTTGTAAAGGATGCCAGGCCCTATGTCGTTAAAAAGGGTGAAGATCTTGGTAAAGTTGCCGAGAAACATAATATGGATTTAGAAATGATTTTATATAAAAACCCCAAGATCCTTAATCATAAACGTATCAGGCAGGGCACCATCATAAAAATTTAA
- a CDS encoding alpha-amylase family glycosyl hydrolase has translation MQKKIEKEEELKKRKALTLEFHIASDSRNRYHFREHLLTIRDDDVRENMRGIRLLADKVNRRRIEEKREGKPLYGSYLYAAGLLDVIFHYIIGRYSEEKAPGVLGELEEFLENQYGKEALQNLYSHFSGSFPALAVYKGEKKADDYLFGSDPSGIPNSRLILEELIILWLGNINPAFEPLIELINDKSLEKSTNYLSVMESINGFFKNKPAFGPDNEYLIDMLRSPALDSPDSLMGQIEFILKRWKNLLGRLADIILRGIDLIREEEKARDGFRPGETYVVQFSHDEDLERFSDDLDWMPKVVLMAKCTYVWLDQLSKTYDKNIYRLDHIPDEELDRLASRGFTGLWLIGLWERSRASKRIKQICGNPEAVASAYSLLDYDIAHDLGGEDAYENLRKRAWERGIRLASDMVPNHMGIDSRWLIEHPDWFVQLDYPPFPSYAFEGEDLCHDDRVGVFLEEGYWHKSDAAVVFKRVDYHTGETKFIYHGNDGTQMPWNDTAQLNFLKSEVREAVIQTILHVARKFPIIRFDAAMTLAKRHYQRLWFPPPGAGGDIPSRAEHSISNEEFQNLFPLEFWREVVDRVREEVPETLLLAEAFWMMEGYFVRSLGMHRVYNSAFMNMLKNEENAKYRMSIKNVLEFNPQILKRYVNFMNNPDEETAVAQFGKDDKYFGVCMMMSTMPGLPMYGHGQVEGFAEKYGMEYRRAYWDERPDSYLVARHEREIFPLLKKRYLFSGVENFLLYDFYNRAGYVDEDVFAYSNGAGNERALIIYLNKFRSAKGTIRLSAGYIHDGAIKQSTLGEGLGISHGDEKYCLFRDIITGLQYIRSNNEMLNNGIYVELEAFKYHVFLDFHEVEDDESRHYGRLHAYLNGRGVHSIEDALVEMEMQSLLHFFHEAINPGSLRYLAEGMTDGELDPGVLAAFEEKSTNLIKGYQSFESKATLPKGLVEDLKKTYRTIMSLPELAREDDSGWRAYLTTDPYGAETGELQGYRLMLSWLFIWLLYKIKPQMSDSKRSFDWLFERYLASMIRKSFMTLGVFEKEAGEEAQLLRLIIKNEEKLTFAGRPSLHSQMEGLFKIGAVQDFIDVNMHGNILYFNKEKMEVLIYWFFIMALVKGLTEGVDRKKVLANMEVVHKKVSLILNSAEKSGYRLEAFLALL, from the coding sequence ATGCAGAAAAAGATCGAAAAAGAAGAGGAATTAAAAAAAAGAAAAGCCCTGACACTGGAATTCCATATAGCAAGCGATTCCAGGAACAGGTACCATTTCAGAGAACATCTGTTAACCATTCGTGATGACGACGTAAGGGAAAACATGCGGGGCATACGCCTTCTGGCCGACAAGGTAAACAGGAGGCGTATTGAGGAAAAAAGAGAAGGAAAACCACTCTACGGCAGCTATCTCTATGCCGCCGGCCTTCTTGACGTCATTTTTCATTACATTATCGGACGCTACAGCGAAGAGAAAGCGCCGGGCGTTCTCGGCGAACTGGAAGAATTCCTCGAAAACCAATACGGTAAAGAAGCGCTTCAAAATCTTTACTCACACTTTTCCGGAAGTTTTCCTGCACTGGCTGTTTACAAGGGAGAAAAGAAGGCCGACGATTACCTTTTTGGCAGCGACCCCTCAGGCATACCGAACAGCAGGCTTATCCTGGAAGAGCTTATCATCCTCTGGTTGGGAAATATAAATCCGGCATTTGAGCCCCTCATTGAACTCATTAATGACAAAAGCCTGGAAAAATCGACAAACTACCTCTCCGTCATGGAGTCCATCAATGGCTTCTTTAAAAATAAACCGGCTTTCGGTCCCGATAATGAATACCTTATCGATATGCTTCGTTCCCCTGCTCTCGATTCTCCCGATTCACTGATGGGGCAGATCGAATTCATTCTAAAACGATGGAAAAACCTTCTCGGCAGATTAGCTGACATCATCCTCAGGGGAATCGACCTTATCAGGGAAGAAGAAAAGGCAAGAGACGGTTTCAGGCCCGGCGAGACCTATGTCGTTCAATTTTCTCACGATGAGGACCTGGAGCGCTTCAGCGACGATCTCGACTGGATGCCCAAGGTGGTGCTCATGGCCAAGTGCACCTACGTCTGGCTCGATCAATTGAGCAAAACATACGACAAAAATATTTACCGGCTCGACCATATTCCCGATGAAGAACTGGATAGACTGGCTTCCCGAGGATTTACGGGCCTCTGGCTCATCGGTCTGTGGGAGCGAAGCCGTGCCTCAAAAAGGATAAAACAGATATGCGGCAATCCCGAGGCCGTCGCTTCAGCCTATTCACTCCTCGATTACGACATTGCCCATGACCTTGGCGGGGAAGATGCTTACGAAAATCTCCGCAAAAGAGCATGGGAACGAGGGATTCGCCTTGCCAGCGACATGGTGCCCAACCATATGGGAATAGATTCCAGATGGCTCATCGAACATCCCGACTGGTTTGTGCAACTCGATTATCCTCCTTTTCCATCCTATGCCTTCGAAGGAGAAGATCTCTGCCATGACGACCGTGTGGGCGTCTTCCTGGAAGAGGGATACTGGCATAAGTCGGATGCAGCCGTCGTTTTCAAGCGCGTCGACTATCATACCGGTGAGACAAAATTTATCTACCACGGGAATGACGGAACACAGATGCCCTGGAACGATACGGCACAACTCAATTTCCTCAAATCGGAAGTCAGAGAGGCCGTTATCCAGACCATTCTCCATGTGGCAAGGAAATTCCCCATCATACGTTTTGACGCCGCCATGACCCTTGCCAAACGGCATTACCAGCGGCTCTGGTTCCCGCCGCCCGGCGCAGGAGGAGATATTCCTTCCCGTGCCGAGCATTCCATCTCCAATGAAGAATTCCAAAACCTCTTTCCTCTTGAGTTCTGGCGTGAGGTGGTAGACAGGGTAAGAGAAGAAGTCCCCGAAACCCTGCTGCTGGCGGAAGCCTTCTGGATGATGGAGGGCTACTTCGTGAGAAGCCTCGGCATGCATCGCGTCTACAACAGCGCCTTTATGAACATGCTGAAAAACGAAGAGAATGCCAAATACCGCATGTCCATCAAGAACGTGCTCGAATTCAATCCACAAATACTCAAACGTTACGTCAACTTCATGAACAATCCTGATGAAGAAACGGCCGTTGCCCAGTTCGGCAAGGACGATAAATATTTCGGCGTCTGCATGATGATGAGCACCATGCCCGGCCTTCCCATGTACGGCCATGGACAGGTTGAAGGCTTTGCCGAAAAATACGGCATGGAATACAGGCGGGCCTACTGGGATGAAAGGCCTGACAGCTACCTTGTTGCCAGGCATGAAAGAGAGATCTTTCCCCTGCTCAAGAAACGCTACCTCTTCAGCGGCGTTGAGAATTTCCTCCTTTATGACTTCTACAACAGGGCAGGATATGTCGATGAAGACGTCTTTGCCTATTCAAACGGCGCAGGCAATGAAAGAGCGCTCATTATTTACCTCAATAAGTTCAGGTCTGCCAAAGGGACCATAAGATTATCTGCAGGTTACATCCATGATGGCGCCATAAAACAAAGTACCCTCGGCGAGGGCCTCGGCATTTCCCATGGCGATGAAAAATACTGCCTCTTCAGGGATATAATAACAGGCCTTCAATATATAAGGTCTAACAATGAAATGCTCAACAACGGCATCTATGTAGAGCTGGAAGCATTCAAATATCACGTTTTCCTCGACTTCCACGAGGTTGAAGACGATGAAAGCAGGCATTACGGAAGGTTGCATGCCTACCTCAACGGACGGGGGGTTCACTCCATTGAAGATGCGCTCGTCGAGATGGAGATGCAGTCCCTTCTCCACTTTTTCCATGAGGCCATCAATCCGGGAAGCCTGCGCTACCTGGCGGAAGGAATGACTGACGGTGAATTGGACCCTGGCGTGCTGGCTGCCTTTGAGGAAAAAAGCACGAACCTTATCAAGGGCTATCAGTCATTCGAAAGCAAAGCCACCTTGCCCAAAGGATTAGTGGAAGACCTTAAGAAGACCTACAGGACGATCATGTCTCTGCCTGAACTTGCCAGGGAAGATGACAGCGGATGGAGAGCTTACCTGACAACAGACCCTTATGGCGCCGAAACAGGTGAACTGCAGGGATACCGACTCATGCTTTCCTGGCTCTTTATATGGCTCCTCTATAAAATCAAACCTCAAATGAGTGATTCAAAACGTTCCTTTGACTGGCTTTTCGAAAGATATCTGGCATCGATGATCCGTAAATCTTTCATGACCCTCGGCGTTTTTGAAAAAGAGGCAGGCGAAGAAGCTCAGCTCCTCAGATTAATCATCAAGAATGAAGAAAAGCTGACTTTTGCCGGCCGTCCCTCTCTCCATTCTCAAATGGAAGGACTTTTCAAAATAGGCGCCGTCCAGGACTTTATCGATGTCAATATGCATGGGAACATCCTTTACTTCAACAAGGAAAAAATGGAAGTACTTATCTACTGGTTCTTTATCATGGCCCTTGTAAAAGGACTAACAGAGGGTGTTGACAGAAAGAAAGTCCTGGCAAATATGGAAGTCGTTCATAAAAAAGTCTCCCTCATTCTCAATTCGGCGGAAAAATCGGGCTACAGGCTGGAAGCGTTTCTGGCATTGCTCTAG
- the purS gene encoding phosphoribosylformylglycinamidine synthase subunit PurS has product MKAKVYVTLKKGILDPQGKAVQHSLGAMDFEEVIDVRQGKVFELILDDKTTPEEAEKRVTEMARQLLANTVMENFRVEIE; this is encoded by the coding sequence ATGAAAGCAAAGGTTTACGTTACGCTAAAAAAAGGCATCCTTGATCCACAGGGAAAAGCGGTCCAGCATTCTCTCGGCGCCATGGATTTTGAGGAAGTTATCGATGTAAGGCAGGGAAAGGTTTTCGAACTGATCCTTGACGATAAAACTACCCCTGAAGAAGCTGAAAAGAGGGTAACGGAAATGGCCCGGCAACTCCTTGCCAACACAGTGATGGAAAACTTCAGGGTAGAAATAGAATGA
- the purQ gene encoding phosphoribosylformylglycinamidine synthase subunit PurQ: MKFAVVVFPGSNCDHDCYHVAKHVMGQDTSFIWHKDHTDLSAFDCIIVPGGFSYGDYLRPGSIATHSPIMQDIVSFAGKGKFVIGICNGFQILTEAGLLPGVLMRNRTLRFICRDVELTVENKDTPFTSAYKEGQVVRIPIAHHDGNYFTDENTLKSIEDSNQVIFRYTDKRGEASVEANPNGSLNNIAGICNKEKNVLGMMPHPERCAEKALGNEDGKAIFESIVKYLS; the protein is encoded by the coding sequence ATGAAGTTCGCTGTTGTCGTTTTTCCGGGTTCCAATTGTGACCATGACTGCTACCACGTTGCCAAACACGTTATGGGGCAGGATACTTCCTTTATATGGCACAAAGACCATACCGATCTTTCCGCTTTTGACTGCATCATTGTTCCCGGCGGTTTCTCTTACGGAGATTACTTAAGGCCCGGTTCCATTGCCACCCACTCTCCCATCATGCAGGATATTGTCTCTTTTGCCGGCAAAGGAAAGTTCGTCATAGGCATATGCAACGGTTTTCAGATATTAACGGAAGCAGGTTTATTGCCCGGCGTTCTCATGCGAAACAGGACGCTCCGCTTTATCTGCCGCGACGTTGAACTGACTGTGGAGAATAAGGACACACCCTTTACCTCCGCTTACAAAGAAGGCCAGGTCGTCCGCATTCCCATCGCCCACCATGATGGAAACTATTTTACCGATGAAAATACGCTTAAAAGCATTGAAGATAGTAACCAGGTAATATTCAGATATACCGATAAACGGGGAGAAGCATCAGTAGAAGCAAATCCCAACGGCTCTTTGAATAATATTGCCGGCATATGCAATAAAGAGAAGAATGTACTGGGAATGATGCCTCACCCCGAGCGCTGTGCCGAAAAAGCGCTGGGCAATGAAGACGGTAAGGCCATCTTTGAATCGATTGTCAAATACCTTTCCTGA
- the purL gene encoding phosphoribosylformylglycinamidine synthase subunit PurL: MSEITEEIIKSHGLSKEEYSKILDILKREPNLLELGIFSVMWSEHCSYKSSRAHLKNFPTEGPRVIQGPGENAGVVDIGDGLAVAFKMESHNHPSFIEPYQGAATGVGGIMRDVFTMGARPVANLNSLRFGSLELAKHKYLLKGVVEGIAGYGNCMGVPTIGGETYFDECYNGNILVNAFTLGLVKSDKIFRGYASGTGNPVIYVGSKTGRDGIHGATMASEEFDEGSEEKRPTVQVGDPFTEKLLLEACLELMKTDYIVGIQDMGAAGLTSSSFEMASRAGTGIEMNLDNVPQREKEMTPYELMLSESQERMLMVVKKGCENKVKEIFDKWDLDCAVVGAVTDDGIMRLVEKGKIVAELPIEPLAEGAPVYNRPVKKPDYIDELKNTDLHALKTPSNLNEVLLDLMDTPNIASKKWIYRQYDHMVRTDTVLLPGSDSAVIRVKGTSKGVAMTSNCNSRYCYLDPYLGGQITVAENARNIVCAGAKPLAVTDCLNFGNPEKPEIMWQFAQAVKGISDACKAFETPVVSGNVSLYNETRGEAIYPTPTVAMVGLLENVNLHCTQWFKNSGDLIVLLGKNKNELGGSEYLKLVHKMVTGAPPELDVELEKSVQQTCLEAIGAGIIESAHDCAEGGLAVALAECCISGPALIGATIELHANGNRKDALLFGESQSRIILSLNRRYMDKLEDIACRYDTPLEVIGEVGGEYLLINNSINADAGSLYEAWDKGIERRIS, from the coding sequence ATGAGTGAAATAACTGAAGAAATCATAAAAAGCCACGGTCTGAGCAAAGAAGAGTACAGCAAGATCCTCGACATTCTGAAGAGGGAGCCCAACCTGCTTGAGCTGGGTATCTTTTCCGTTATGTGGAGTGAACACTGTTCCTACAAATCATCGAGGGCGCATCTCAAAAACTTCCCCACCGAAGGCCCCCGGGTAATCCAGGGCCCCGGCGAAAACGCAGGCGTTGTGGATATCGGTGACGGTCTGGCCGTTGCATTCAAAATGGAGTCTCACAACCACCCCTCCTTTATCGAACCCTATCAGGGCGCAGCAACAGGTGTGGGCGGCATTATGAGAGACGTTTTCACTATGGGCGCAAGACCCGTGGCCAACCTCAATTCCTTAAGGTTCGGTTCTCTCGAACTTGCGAAACACAAGTATTTATTAAAAGGTGTCGTTGAAGGAATTGCAGGCTACGGTAACTGTATGGGCGTGCCCACCATCGGCGGCGAGACCTATTTTGACGAATGTTATAACGGCAATATTCTCGTCAACGCCTTTACTCTCGGCCTTGTCAAAAGTGACAAAATATTCAGGGGCTATGCCTCGGGTACAGGCAATCCCGTTATTTATGTAGGCTCCAAAACAGGAAGAGACGGCATTCACGGCGCCACCATGGCCTCGGAAGAGTTTGACGAAGGTTCCGAAGAAAAAAGACCCACCGTTCAGGTGGGAGATCCCTTTACGGAAAAGCTGCTCCTCGAAGCCTGTCTCGAACTGATGAAAACCGATTACATCGTCGGTATTCAGGACATGGGGGCGGCAGGACTCACCTCTTCATCATTTGAGATGGCAAGCCGCGCCGGAACAGGCATTGAAATGAATCTCGACAATGTTCCCCAAAGAGAAAAAGAAATGACGCCTTACGAGTTGATGCTCTCCGAATCACAGGAAAGAATGCTCATGGTCGTCAAGAAGGGCTGCGAAAATAAGGTTAAGGAAATATTCGACAAATGGGACCTCGACTGTGCCGTTGTGGGCGCCGTAACCGATGACGGAATCATGAGACTCGTCGAAAAAGGAAAGATCGTCGCCGAGCTTCCCATCGAACCGCTTGCTGAAGGGGCACCTGTTTACAACAGGCCTGTAAAAAAACCTGACTATATTGATGAACTGAAAAACACCGATCTCCATGCTCTAAAAACACCTTCCAACCTGAATGAAGTACTTCTTGACCTCATGGATACACCTAACATAGCATCGAAGAAGTGGATATACAGGCAGTACGACCACATGGTAAGAACCGATACGGTTCTTCTTCCGGGTTCCGATTCGGCAGTGATCAGGGTTAAGGGAACCTCAAAGGGCGTGGCCATGACGAGTAATTGCAACTCAAGGTACTGCTATCTCGATCCTTATCTTGGCGGACAAATAACAGTGGCGGAAAATGCAAGAAACATCGTCTGCGCCGGCGCAAAACCACTGGCGGTAACAGACTGCCTAAATTTCGGCAACCCCGAAAAGCCCGAAATCATGTGGCAGTTTGCCCAAGCCGTCAAGGGTATTTCCGACGCCTGCAAGGCCTTTGAAACACCTGTCGTAAGCGGCAATGTGAGCCTCTATAACGAAACCAGGGGGGAAGCCATCTACCCCACACCAACGGTAGCCATGGTGGGCCTTTTAGAAAATGTTAATCTCCACTGCACACAATGGTTCAAAAACAGCGGCGACCTTATTGTCTTACTCGGTAAGAATAAAAACGAACTGGGCGGCAGTGAATACCTGAAACTCGTTCACAAAATGGTGACCGGGGCGCCACCGGAACTGGATGTGGAACTGGAAAAATCGGTTCAGCAGACCTGCCTTGAGGCAATCGGGGCGGGCATTATCGAATCCGCCCATGATTGTGCAGAAGGCGGCCTGGCCGTCGCCCTGGCTGAGTGCTGTATTTCAGGCCCTGCCCTCATAGGAGCGACAATAGAACTCCATGCCAATGGCAACAGGAAAGATGCCCTCCTCTTCGGTGAAAGCCAATCGAGAATTATTCTCTCACTAAACAGGCGATATATGGATAAACTTGAAGATATCGCCTGCCGCTATGACACGCCACTGGAAGTAATAGGCGAAGTGGGCGGTGAGTATCTTCTTATCAATAACTCCATCAACGCAGATGCCGGGAGCCTTTATGAGGCCTGGGATAAAGGGATTGAAAGGCGAATTTCCTGA
- the purF gene encoding amidophosphoribosyltransferase has product MFDKLKEECGVFGIYNHPEASNLTYLGLYALQHRGQEGAGMASSDGKRIYSYRDMGLVADIFNEEIISRLPGSSAIGHVRYSTSGGSERKNTQPIVVDYSRGQIALAHNGNLVNAGILRSELEAYGSIFQSTTDSEVIIHLLATSHVNSLVDRISDALSKLQGAYSLLFLTESRMIAARDPQGIRPLCYGKLDGGYVVASETCALDLIGAKYIRDVEPGEILVFKGNEVTSIKPFSEKKAAHCVFEYIYFARPDSYIFGKGVSEVRKEFGKSLAREHPVEADVVIPVPDSGVTAAIGYAEESGIPFAMGIIRNHYVGRTFIEPEQSIRHFGVKIKLNAVRDLLEGKRVVVVDDSIVRGTTSRKIVKMIREAGAKEVHLRISSPPTSFPCYYGIDTPTRNELIASSHSVDEINKYVTSDSLGYLTFPGMLRAAGENLSFCDACFSGNYPIEFYNETQNEQMPLFDKR; this is encoded by the coding sequence ATGTTTGACAAGTTAAAGGAAGAGTGCGGCGTTTTTGGTATTTACAATCATCCTGAGGCATCCAACCTGACCTATCTCGGTCTTTATGCACTTCAGCACAGAGGCCAGGAGGGCGCAGGAATGGCGTCATCTGACGGCAAGCGGATCTATTCCTACAGGGACATGGGTCTTGTTGCCGATATATTTAATGAGGAAATCATATCGAGGCTGCCGGGAAGTTCGGCTATCGGCCATGTGAGATATTCCACATCAGGAGGCAGTGAAAGAAAAAACACGCAGCCCATTGTCGTCGACTATTCAAGAGGCCAGATCGCCCTCGCCCATAACGGAAATCTCGTTAACGCCGGTATTCTCAGAAGTGAACTCGAAGCCTATGGTTCTATATTTCAATCAACGACGGACTCGGAAGTTATTATACATCTTCTTGCAACGTCACACGTCAATTCGCTCGTCGACAGGATTTCCGATGCACTCTCCAAATTACAAGGGGCCTATTCTCTTCTTTTTCTCACCGAATCAAGGATGATCGCTGCCAGAGACCCGCAGGGAATCAGGCCGCTCTGTTACGGCAAACTCGACGGCGGTTACGTAGTCGCCTCCGAAACCTGTGCCCTCGATCTCATCGGCGCAAAGTATATTCGTGATGTTGAGCCCGGCGAGATACTCGTCTTCAAGGGAAACGAGGTCACCTCCATCAAGCCCTTTTCTGAAAAAAAAGCGGCCCACTGCGTATTCGAATACATCTATTTTGCAAGGCCCGACAGTTATATATTCGGTAAAGGCGTATCGGAAGTAAGAAAGGAATTCGGCAAAAGCCTGGCCCGTGAGCATCCCGTCGAAGCCGATGTGGTCATTCCCGTTCCCGACTCGGGAGTAACGGCAGCCATCGGCTATGCCGAGGAATCGGGCATTCCTTTCGCCATGGGTATTATCAGAAATCACTACGTTGGAAGAACCTTCATCGAACCGGAACAGTCCATCAGGCACTTTGGTGTAAAAATCAAGCTCAATGCCGTCAGGGACTTACTGGAAGGCAAGCGCGTCGTCGTTGTCGATGATTCCATCGTGAGAGGAACGACAAGCCGCAAAATCGTTAAAATGATCAGGGAGGCAGGTGCAAAAGAGGTCCATCTCAGGATCAGTTCTCCACCCACTTCCTTCCCCTGCTACTACGGAATCGATACGCCCACAAGAAACGAACTGATCGCCTCTTCCCACAGCGTTGATGAAATCAATAAGTATGTTACCTCCGATAGCCTGGGCTATCTCACTTTTCCCGGAATGCTGAGAGCGGCCGGTGAAAATTTAAGTTTCTGTGACGCCTGTTTTTCAGGCAACTATCCTATTGAATTCTACAATGAAACCCAGAATGAGCAAATGCCGCTATTTGATAAACGATGA
- the pyrE gene encoding orotate phosphoribosyltransferase gives MERERLLNILREKSYEKREVTLASGRKSDFYIDCKQTTLDAEGAYLTGKLMYEIINRLDEKIEGAGGLTLGADPIATAVSIASYQAGKPLPAFIIRKEPKGHGTGQWLEGTKNLRKGSKVVIVEDVVTTGGSSLKAVKRAEQSGLNAALILALVDRCEGGRENIEKEGYKLKSLFERAEIVG, from the coding sequence ATGGAAAGAGAACGGCTTCTTAATATCCTCAGGGAAAAGTCCTATGAAAAACGTGAAGTAACGTTGGCATCGGGTAGAAAAAGTGATTTTTACATCGACTGCAAACAGACCACCCTCGACGCTGAAGGAGCATATCTGACAGGCAAACTCATGTATGAGATCATTAACCGCCTGGATGAGAAAATTGAAGGGGCAGGCGGATTAACGCTCGGCGCCGACCCTATTGCTACAGCCGTCTCCATTGCAAGCTATCAGGCAGGCAAACCGCTTCCTGCTTTTATCATCAGAAAGGAACCCAAAGGCCACGGTACGGGCCAGTGGCTGGAAGGGACGAAAAACCTGAGAAAAGGCTCAAAAGTCGTCATCGTCGAAGACGTAGTCACCACCGGCGGCTCATCTCTCAAGGCCGTCAAAAGAGCTGAACAATCAGGCCTTAATGCGGCCCTCATCCTCGCACTCGTCGACCGCTGTGAAGGTGGCAGGGAGAATATTGAAAAAGAGGGCTATAAACTCAAGTCCCTCTTCGAAAGAGCTGAAATCGTCGGCTGA
- a CDS encoding 4Fe-4S dicluster domain-containing protein translates to MSEKITRSEFLKKLFGVAAEEVGKAVDRKVASMAPKGIRPPWSQSETHFLSTCEKCGGCGEICPQGIIRYFNSRAGLAVKTPYLDFKDAYCTYCGECVKVCPSGALNFENGTKDLGLARISAGRCAPAHEAGCAYCVDNCPEDAVIMSDAGFARVVESDCNGCGACIAGCKGEAIRIRISK, encoded by the coding sequence ATGAGTGAAAAAATTACACGCAGTGAATTTTTAAAGAAGCTTTTTGGTGTAGCCGCTGAGGAAGTGGGCAAGGCCGTTGACCGGAAGGTGGCCTCTATGGCGCCAAAGGGGATACGTCCTCCCTGGTCACAAAGTGAGACGCATTTTTTATCTACCTGTGAAAAGTGCGGGGGCTGCGGTGAAATTTGTCCCCAGGGGATAATCCGTTATTTCAACAGCAGGGCAGGGCTTGCAGTCAAGACGCCTTATCTCGATTTTAAAGACGCTTACTGTACCTACTGCGGGGAGTGTGTCAAGGTTTGCCCCTCAGGGGCGCTTAACTTCGAAAATGGAACTAAAGACCTGGGGCTGGCGCGGATAAGCGCGGGCCGCTGTGCTCCCGCTCATGAGGCGGGCTGCGCTTATTGTGTTGATAATTGTCCGGAAGATGCCGTTATTATGAGTGATGCGGGCTTTGCCAGGGTAGTGGAGAGTGATTGTAATGGTTGTGGGGCTTGTATTGCCGGGTGTAAGGGGGAGGCCATCAGGATAAGGATAAGTAAATAG